A single genomic interval of Armigeres subalbatus isolate Guangzhou_Male chromosome 1, GZ_Asu_2, whole genome shotgun sequence harbors:
- the LOC134207360 gene encoding uncharacterized protein LOC134207360, with protein sequence MTAAQADLCGDLFSRYSRYNKLRRVVAFCGRYIQRLKERIELRSSGSFPSPLAISSRSISTSIIPLTTSELQHAEYLLCRLAQKETFAEELSDLSNGERVAKSSSLKWLKPFVDEDGTLRVGGRLRIAALSVANKHSIVLCAKHPLSALLASSFHISLLHAGSQLLLATLRQKFWIIGGRNLVQSVFHQCHTCFRSNPTLVQQSTADLPVSRVSPTHPFSICGVDYCGPFYVKSAVRTRGPTKVFVAIFVCFSAKAVFIELVSDLSTPAFLAALRR encoded by the coding sequence ATGACCGCCGCACAAGCAGATTTATGTGGAGATCTGTTTTCTCGTTACTCTCGCTACAACAAGTTACGTCGTGTGGTTGCATTCTGCGGCCGCTATATCCAGCGATTAAAGGAGCGCATAGAGTTGCGCAGTTCCGGATCATTCCCTTCTCCGTTGGCCATTAGTAGCCGATCCATTTCAACGTCCATCATACCACTCACCACTTCCGAGCTCCAGCACGCTGAATACCTACTCTGCCGTTTAGCGCAGAAGGAAACATTTGCTGAGGAGTTGTCGGATCTTTCGAATGGCGAACGTGTCGCCAAGTCATCATCGCTGAAGTGGCTGAAACCGTTCGTGGATGAAGACGGTACTCTTCGCGTCGGAGGTCGCCTACGTATCGCCGCACTATCCGTCGCAAACAAGCACTCGATCGTTCTGTGCGCCAAACATCCGCTTTCTGCTCTACTGGCTAGCAGTTTTCACATTAGCCTACTGCACGCAGGGTCACAACTCCTGCTAGCCACTCTCCGCCAGAAGTTCTGGATCATTGGCGGAAGAAATCTTGTCCAGTCCGTCTTTCACCAATGCCACACTTGTTTCCGATCCAATCCCACTCTAGTCCAGCAGAGCACAGCCGATCTGCCGGTATCGCGAGTGTCGCCGACGCATCCGTTCTCCATTTGCGGTGTCGACTATTGTGGACCATTTTACGTGAAGTCAGCAGTACGAACCCGTGGCCCCACGAAAGTCTTCGTGGCCATATTCGTTTGTTTCTCGGCCAAGGCGGTCTTCATCGAGCTAGTGAGCGATCTATCCACTCCAGCTTTCCTAGCTGCACTCCGTCGTTAA